From the genome of Ananas comosus cultivar F153 linkage group 16, ASM154086v1, whole genome shotgun sequence, one region includes:
- the LOC109721983 gene encoding putative protein ABIL2 isoform X1: METFVAPSSPLEPSASASTVDELTMQQSLLFSDSLEDLKTLRSQLYSAAEYFESTYTNDDQKEMYVVVNTLKDYAVKALVNTVDHLGSISFKVNGLLHRKFDEVSETELRVSCIERRIRTCQEHTDRQGLSQQSLVITAPKFYKRYTLPVGGSMPESGSQAVPKHQELDRFQDSAEAHQFQAEIRQKTKDKPPSFRKLRSIRIKHSQRARSSSPAQKVRSQSPSSQPAKVAGGDKRADSPIPTSNPVTHSGSIVRKPSLLKSSSVGVQYPSETQKLASMRLHAERTDDKDGKQNPNKGRKFLKSLLSRRKSRKDEMLYSYLDEY; this comes from the exons ATGGAGACGTTCGTCGCGCCGTCGTCTCCGCTGGAaccgtcggcgtcggcgtcgacCGTGGACGAGCTCACCATGCAGCAGAGCCTTCTCTTCTCTGATAGCCTCGAG GATTTGAAGACGCTGCGGTCGCAGCTGTACTCAGCAGCAGAGTATTTCGAGTCCACTTACACCAACGACGATCAGAAAGAGATGTATGT AGTGGTGAACACCTTGAAGGATTATGCAGTAAAGGCTCTCGTCAACACCGTAGATCATCTGGGATCCATATCATTCAAGGTCAACGGTCTTCTCCACCGCAAGTTTGATGAGGTCTCTGAGACGGAGCTTCGGGTTTCTTGCATTGAGCGG AGAATTCGGACGTGTCAGGAGCATACGGATCGACAAGGCCTTTCTCAACAGTCTCTAGTGATCACAGCCCCCAAGTTCTACAAGCGATACACTTTACCCG TTGGCGGATCCATGCCCGAGTCTGGAAGCCAGGCTGTGCCGAAGCATCAAGAGTTGGATAGATTTCAGGATAGTGCCGAAGCTCATCAGTTTCAGGCTG AAATTcgacaaaaaacaaaagacaaaCCACCTTCATTCAG GAAGCTGCGATCTATTCGTATTAAACACTCCCAACGTGCTCGTTCCTCATCACCAGCTCAAAAAGTTCGTTCTCAGTCACCGTCCTCACAACCTGCAAAAGTTGCAGGTGGAG ATAAAAGAGCAGACTCACCAATCCCAACCTCGAATCCAGTCACACATTCAGGATCGATCGTTAGAAAACCTTCATTGCTCAAATCATCGAGCGTCGGAGTGCAG TATCCTTCGGAGACCCAGAAGTTGGCATCAATGCGTTTACATGCGGAAAGAACGGATGATAAAGATGGTAAGCAGAACCCGAACAAGGGCAGGAAGTTCCTCAAATCCTTGCTTAGTCGGCGCAAGTCCAGGAAGGACGAGATGCTGTATAGTTACTTGGACGAATACTGA
- the LOC109721983 gene encoding putative protein ABIL2 isoform X6 gives METFVAPSSPLEPSASASTVDELTMQQSLLFSDSLEDLKTLRSQLYSAAEYFESTYTNDDQKEIVVNTLKDYAVKALVNTVDHLGSISFKVNGLLHRKFDEVSETELRVSCIERRIRTCQEHTDRQGLSQQSLVITAPKFYKRYTLPVGGSMPESGSQAVPKHQELDRFQDSAEAHQFQAEIRQKTKDKPPSFRKLRSIRIKHSQRARSSSPAQKVRSQSPSSQPAKVADKRADSPIPTSNPVTHSGSIVRKPSLLKSSSVGVQYPSETQKLASMRLHAERTDDKDGKQNPNKGRKFLKSLLSRRKSRKDEMLYSYLDEY, from the exons ATGGAGACGTTCGTCGCGCCGTCGTCTCCGCTGGAaccgtcggcgtcggcgtcgacCGTGGACGAGCTCACCATGCAGCAGAGCCTTCTCTTCTCTGATAGCCTCGAG GATTTGAAGACGCTGCGGTCGCAGCTGTACTCAGCAGCAGAGTATTTCGAGTCCACTTACACCAACGACGATCAGAAAGAGAT AGTGGTGAACACCTTGAAGGATTATGCAGTAAAGGCTCTCGTCAACACCGTAGATCATCTGGGATCCATATCATTCAAGGTCAACGGTCTTCTCCACCGCAAGTTTGATGAGGTCTCTGAGACGGAGCTTCGGGTTTCTTGCATTGAGCGG AGAATTCGGACGTGTCAGGAGCATACGGATCGACAAGGCCTTTCTCAACAGTCTCTAGTGATCACAGCCCCCAAGTTCTACAAGCGATACACTTTACCCG TTGGCGGATCCATGCCCGAGTCTGGAAGCCAGGCTGTGCCGAAGCATCAAGAGTTGGATAGATTTCAGGATAGTGCCGAAGCTCATCAGTTTCAGGCTG AAATTcgacaaaaaacaaaagacaaaCCACCTTCATTCAG GAAGCTGCGATCTATTCGTATTAAACACTCCCAACGTGCTCGTTCCTCATCACCAGCTCAAAAAGTTCGTTCTCAGTCACCGTCCTCACAACCTGCAAAAGTTGCAG ATAAAAGAGCAGACTCACCAATCCCAACCTCGAATCCAGTCACACATTCAGGATCGATCGTTAGAAAACCTTCATTGCTCAAATCATCGAGCGTCGGAGTGCAG TATCCTTCGGAGACCCAGAAGTTGGCATCAATGCGTTTACATGCGGAAAGAACGGATGATAAAGATGGTAAGCAGAACCCGAACAAGGGCAGGAAGTTCCTCAAATCCTTGCTTAGTCGGCGCAAGTCCAGGAAGGACGAGATGCTGTATAGTTACTTGGACGAATACTGA
- the LOC109721983 gene encoding putative protein ABIL2 isoform X2, which translates to METFVAPSSPLEPSASASTVDELTMQQSLLFSDSLEDLKTLRSQLYSAAEYFESTYTNDDQKEIVVNTLKDYAVKALVNTVDHLGSISFKVNGLLHRKFDEVSETELRVSCIERRIRTCQEHTDRQGLSQQSLVITAPKFYKRYTLPVGGSMPESGSQAVPKHQELDRFQDSAEAHQFQAEIRQKTKDKPPSFRKLRSIRIKHSQRARSSSPAQKVRSQSPSSQPAKVAGGDKRADSPIPTSNPVTHSGSIVRKPSLLKSSSVGVQYPSETQKLASMRLHAERTDDKDGKQNPNKGRKFLKSLLSRRKSRKDEMLYSYLDEY; encoded by the exons ATGGAGACGTTCGTCGCGCCGTCGTCTCCGCTGGAaccgtcggcgtcggcgtcgacCGTGGACGAGCTCACCATGCAGCAGAGCCTTCTCTTCTCTGATAGCCTCGAG GATTTGAAGACGCTGCGGTCGCAGCTGTACTCAGCAGCAGAGTATTTCGAGTCCACTTACACCAACGACGATCAGAAAGAGAT AGTGGTGAACACCTTGAAGGATTATGCAGTAAAGGCTCTCGTCAACACCGTAGATCATCTGGGATCCATATCATTCAAGGTCAACGGTCTTCTCCACCGCAAGTTTGATGAGGTCTCTGAGACGGAGCTTCGGGTTTCTTGCATTGAGCGG AGAATTCGGACGTGTCAGGAGCATACGGATCGACAAGGCCTTTCTCAACAGTCTCTAGTGATCACAGCCCCCAAGTTCTACAAGCGATACACTTTACCCG TTGGCGGATCCATGCCCGAGTCTGGAAGCCAGGCTGTGCCGAAGCATCAAGAGTTGGATAGATTTCAGGATAGTGCCGAAGCTCATCAGTTTCAGGCTG AAATTcgacaaaaaacaaaagacaaaCCACCTTCATTCAG GAAGCTGCGATCTATTCGTATTAAACACTCCCAACGTGCTCGTTCCTCATCACCAGCTCAAAAAGTTCGTTCTCAGTCACCGTCCTCACAACCTGCAAAAGTTGCAGGTGGAG ATAAAAGAGCAGACTCACCAATCCCAACCTCGAATCCAGTCACACATTCAGGATCGATCGTTAGAAAACCTTCATTGCTCAAATCATCGAGCGTCGGAGTGCAG TATCCTTCGGAGACCCAGAAGTTGGCATCAATGCGTTTACATGCGGAAAGAACGGATGATAAAGATGGTAAGCAGAACCCGAACAAGGGCAGGAAGTTCCTCAAATCCTTGCTTAGTCGGCGCAAGTCCAGGAAGGACGAGATGCTGTATAGTTACTTGGACGAATACTGA
- the LOC109721983 gene encoding putative protein ABIL2 isoform X5, translated as METFVAPSSPLEPSASASTVDELTMQQSLLFSDSLEDLKTLRSQLYSAAEYFESTYTNDDQKEIVVNTLKDYAVKALVNTVDHLGSISFKRIRTCQEHTDRQGLSQQSLVITAPKFYKRYTLPVGGSMPESGSQAVPKHQELDRFQDSAEAHQFQAEIRQKTKDKPPSFRKLRSIRIKHSQRARSSSPAQKVRSQSPSSQPAKVAGGDKRADSPIPTSNPVTHSGSIVRKPSLLKSSSVGVQYPSETQKLASMRLHAERTDDKDGKQNPNKGRKFLKSLLSRRKSRKDEMLYSYLDEY; from the exons ATGGAGACGTTCGTCGCGCCGTCGTCTCCGCTGGAaccgtcggcgtcggcgtcgacCGTGGACGAGCTCACCATGCAGCAGAGCCTTCTCTTCTCTGATAGCCTCGAG GATTTGAAGACGCTGCGGTCGCAGCTGTACTCAGCAGCAGAGTATTTCGAGTCCACTTACACCAACGACGATCAGAAAGAGAT AGTGGTGAACACCTTGAAGGATTATGCAGTAAAGGCTCTCGTCAACACCGTAGATCATCTGGGATCCATATCATTCAAG AGAATTCGGACGTGTCAGGAGCATACGGATCGACAAGGCCTTTCTCAACAGTCTCTAGTGATCACAGCCCCCAAGTTCTACAAGCGATACACTTTACCCG TTGGCGGATCCATGCCCGAGTCTGGAAGCCAGGCTGTGCCGAAGCATCAAGAGTTGGATAGATTTCAGGATAGTGCCGAAGCTCATCAGTTTCAGGCTG AAATTcgacaaaaaacaaaagacaaaCCACCTTCATTCAG GAAGCTGCGATCTATTCGTATTAAACACTCCCAACGTGCTCGTTCCTCATCACCAGCTCAAAAAGTTCGTTCTCAGTCACCGTCCTCACAACCTGCAAAAGTTGCAGGTGGAG ATAAAAGAGCAGACTCACCAATCCCAACCTCGAATCCAGTCACACATTCAGGATCGATCGTTAGAAAACCTTCATTGCTCAAATCATCGAGCGTCGGAGTGCAG TATCCTTCGGAGACCCAGAAGTTGGCATCAATGCGTTTACATGCGGAAAGAACGGATGATAAAGATGGTAAGCAGAACCCGAACAAGGGCAGGAAGTTCCTCAAATCCTTGCTTAGTCGGCGCAAGTCCAGGAAGGACGAGATGCTGTATAGTTACTTGGACGAATACTGA
- the LOC109721983 gene encoding putative protein ABIL2 isoform X4, which produces METFVAPSSPLEPSASASTVDELTMQQSLLFSDSLEDLKTLRSQLYSAAEYFESTYTNDDQKEMYVVVNTLKDYAVKALVNTVDHLGSISFKRIRTCQEHTDRQGLSQQSLVITAPKFYKRYTLPVGGSMPESGSQAVPKHQELDRFQDSAEAHQFQAEIRQKTKDKPPSFRKLRSIRIKHSQRARSSSPAQKVRSQSPSSQPAKVAGGDKRADSPIPTSNPVTHSGSIVRKPSLLKSSSVGVQYPSETQKLASMRLHAERTDDKDGKQNPNKGRKFLKSLLSRRKSRKDEMLYSYLDEY; this is translated from the exons ATGGAGACGTTCGTCGCGCCGTCGTCTCCGCTGGAaccgtcggcgtcggcgtcgacCGTGGACGAGCTCACCATGCAGCAGAGCCTTCTCTTCTCTGATAGCCTCGAG GATTTGAAGACGCTGCGGTCGCAGCTGTACTCAGCAGCAGAGTATTTCGAGTCCACTTACACCAACGACGATCAGAAAGAGATGTATGT AGTGGTGAACACCTTGAAGGATTATGCAGTAAAGGCTCTCGTCAACACCGTAGATCATCTGGGATCCATATCATTCAAG AGAATTCGGACGTGTCAGGAGCATACGGATCGACAAGGCCTTTCTCAACAGTCTCTAGTGATCACAGCCCCCAAGTTCTACAAGCGATACACTTTACCCG TTGGCGGATCCATGCCCGAGTCTGGAAGCCAGGCTGTGCCGAAGCATCAAGAGTTGGATAGATTTCAGGATAGTGCCGAAGCTCATCAGTTTCAGGCTG AAATTcgacaaaaaacaaaagacaaaCCACCTTCATTCAG GAAGCTGCGATCTATTCGTATTAAACACTCCCAACGTGCTCGTTCCTCATCACCAGCTCAAAAAGTTCGTTCTCAGTCACCGTCCTCACAACCTGCAAAAGTTGCAGGTGGAG ATAAAAGAGCAGACTCACCAATCCCAACCTCGAATCCAGTCACACATTCAGGATCGATCGTTAGAAAACCTTCATTGCTCAAATCATCGAGCGTCGGAGTGCAG TATCCTTCGGAGACCCAGAAGTTGGCATCAATGCGTTTACATGCGGAAAGAACGGATGATAAAGATGGTAAGCAGAACCCGAACAAGGGCAGGAAGTTCCTCAAATCCTTGCTTAGTCGGCGCAAGTCCAGGAAGGACGAGATGCTGTATAGTTACTTGGACGAATACTGA
- the LOC109721982 gene encoding uncharacterized protein LOC109721982, with translation MAAAEARAAWQRTANRCLVQEDAKRAPKLACCPSSSTEHQETTNENAANTQDHPIPSLMPLNWNPTNSNLPPDTKWWLQLQPNFGYQQDFIVKQTNLLENKPDEKKMEPVDSDSRSTETFLDTPWMVSTAFMKHTSEIVDPLTSKKTERVSMDVDAPWVGGGNKCQPWWRITDQDELASLVAQKSMEHIENCDLPRPTQTMHVRRDPLSGFESMDDAVLFSSSSGQKSNSGLSDPIDYVQDSYSSGSWSSGGGAKLFDDKEKLHSGTRSYGTSRNDPTESKTPGQSDPSRAELLEALRHSQTRARKAEMAAQKAYNEKDHIVKLLFKQASHLFAYKQWLQMLQLESLCLQLKIKDNQIATLFPILPWMPLKEKPSNDKDNSNPNRRRGKKKKNKKCNFCRYAVVFAVGLSLAGAGILLGWTLGCLIPQR, from the exons ATGGCAGCTGCAGAAGCAAGGGCTGCTTGGCAACGTACTGCTAATCGTTGCCTAGTACAGGAGGATGCAAAGAGAGCTCCAAAACTGGCCTGCTGCCCGTCATCATCTACAGAGCATCAAGAAACAACCAATGAAAATGCTGCAAACACACAAGATCATCCCATCCCCAGTCTTATGCCTTTGAACTGGAACCCCACAAACTCTAATCTGCCCCCCGACACAAAATGGTGGCTCCAATTGCAGCCCAATTTTGGGTATCAGCAGGATTTTATAGTCAAACAGACGAATTTATTAGAAAACAAGCCCGATGAGAAGAAAATGGAACCTGTGGATAGTGATTCTAGAAGCACAGAGACCTTTCTTGATACCCCATGGATGGTTTCAACTGCTTTTATGAAGCATACTTCTGAGATTGTTGATCCTTTAACTTCTAAGAAAACAGAGAGGGTTTCTATGGATGTGGATGCACCTTGGGTGGGAGGAGGTAACAAGTGCCAACCTTGGTGGCGAATTACTGACCAGGATGAGTTGGCCTCATTAGTTGCCCAAAAATCAATGGAGCATATTGAGAACTGTGATCTCCCAAGACCCACCCAAACTATGCATGTTAGAAGGGATCCATTGTCTGGTTTTGAGAGTATGGATGATGCTGTGTTATTCTCATCATCCTCTGGTCAGAAATCAAATTCTGGGTTAAGTGATCCCATTGATTATGTACAGGATAGTTATAGTTCTGGAAGTTGGTCTTCTGGCGGAGGGGCTAAGCTCTTTGACGACAAGGAGAAACTGCACAG TGGTACACGAAGTTATGGCACAAGCCGAAATGATCCAACGGAAAGTAAAACTCCCGGTCAGAGCGACCCAAGCCGAGCCGAGTTATTAGAAGCACTCCGCCACTCTCAGACCCGTGCCAGGAAAGCCGAAATGGCTGCCCAAAAAGCATACAATGAGAAGGACCATATAGTGAAACTCTTATTTAAACAGGCTTCTCATCTTTTTGCCTACAAGCAGTGGCTACAAATGTTGCAGCTAGAGAGCCTGTGTCTCCAGCTCAAGATCAAAGATAATCAGATCGCGACTCTTTTCCCTATTCTTCCCTGGATGCCATTGAAGGAGAAACCATCAAACGATAAAGACAACAGCAACCCTAACAGGAGGAGGggtaagaaaaagaagaataagaagtgCAACTTCTGCAGATATGCAGTAGTATTTGCTGTTGGATTGAGTCTTGCCGGTGCGGGAATACTTCTGGGTTGGACTCTTGGCTGCTTGATACCCCAGCGCTGA
- the LOC109721983 gene encoding putative protein ABIL2 isoform X3, giving the protein METFVAPSSPLEPSASASTVDELTMQQSLLFSDSLEDLKTLRSQLYSAAEYFESTYTNDDQKEMYVVVNTLKDYAVKALVNTVDHLGSISFKVNGLLHRKFDEVSETELRVSCIERRIRTCQEHTDRQGLSQQSLVITAPKFYKRYTLPVGGSMPESGSQAVPKHQELDRFQDSAEAHQFQAEIRQKTKDKPPSFRKLRSIRIKHSQRARSSSPAQKVRSQSPSSQPAKVADKRADSPIPTSNPVTHSGSIVRKPSLLKSSSVGVQYPSETQKLASMRLHAERTDDKDGKQNPNKGRKFLKSLLSRRKSRKDEMLYSYLDEY; this is encoded by the exons ATGGAGACGTTCGTCGCGCCGTCGTCTCCGCTGGAaccgtcggcgtcggcgtcgacCGTGGACGAGCTCACCATGCAGCAGAGCCTTCTCTTCTCTGATAGCCTCGAG GATTTGAAGACGCTGCGGTCGCAGCTGTACTCAGCAGCAGAGTATTTCGAGTCCACTTACACCAACGACGATCAGAAAGAGATGTATGT AGTGGTGAACACCTTGAAGGATTATGCAGTAAAGGCTCTCGTCAACACCGTAGATCATCTGGGATCCATATCATTCAAGGTCAACGGTCTTCTCCACCGCAAGTTTGATGAGGTCTCTGAGACGGAGCTTCGGGTTTCTTGCATTGAGCGG AGAATTCGGACGTGTCAGGAGCATACGGATCGACAAGGCCTTTCTCAACAGTCTCTAGTGATCACAGCCCCCAAGTTCTACAAGCGATACACTTTACCCG TTGGCGGATCCATGCCCGAGTCTGGAAGCCAGGCTGTGCCGAAGCATCAAGAGTTGGATAGATTTCAGGATAGTGCCGAAGCTCATCAGTTTCAGGCTG AAATTcgacaaaaaacaaaagacaaaCCACCTTCATTCAG GAAGCTGCGATCTATTCGTATTAAACACTCCCAACGTGCTCGTTCCTCATCACCAGCTCAAAAAGTTCGTTCTCAGTCACCGTCCTCACAACCTGCAAAAGTTGCAG ATAAAAGAGCAGACTCACCAATCCCAACCTCGAATCCAGTCACACATTCAGGATCGATCGTTAGAAAACCTTCATTGCTCAAATCATCGAGCGTCGGAGTGCAG TATCCTTCGGAGACCCAGAAGTTGGCATCAATGCGTTTACATGCGGAAAGAACGGATGATAAAGATGGTAAGCAGAACCCGAACAAGGGCAGGAAGTTCCTCAAATCCTTGCTTAGTCGGCGCAAGTCCAGGAAGGACGAGATGCTGTATAGTTACTTGGACGAATACTGA